The nucleotide sequence CCCGCAGGGACTTCGACGATCGCAAAACCGTTGGGGCCGAGGGAGAGGTGCTCGTCGATGAAGGTGGCGTTGTTGCTGACCGGCTCGAGCGGGGTGCCGTCGACGCCCGAGAGCGTGATGTGGCGAGCGTCAGGGGAGAGATTGAAGACGCAGATGAGGTCCTTGTTGCCGGCGCTGCGGCGATAGGCGAGGACCGGCTCCGGCGTGTCGAAAAATTCGATACCGCCGGTCTGCAGCGCCGGTTGGGAGCGACGCCACGCCAGCAGCTCGCGATAGTAACTGAGGGTCGAGCCCGGGTCCTCGTTCTGGCCTTCGACATTGAGCGCGGACTGGGTGTGCTTGATCGGCAGCCAGGGTTTGCCGGTGGTAAAGCCGTTTGGCGGCGGGCCGGCTTCCCAGGGCATGGGGGTGCGGCAGCCGTCGCGGCCCTTGTCGCCGGGCCAGAAGCGGATGCCGCGCGGGTCGGTCAATTCCTCAAAGGCAATGTCGGTTTCGGGCAAGCCCAGCTCTTCGCCCTGATAGAGGCAGACCGAGCCGCGCATGGTCAGCACCAGCGCAGCCGCCTGGCGGGCGAGATCGGCGGGCGAGACGCTGTGGGGCGCCCAGCGCGTCATGTGGCGGATGACGTCGTGGTTGGAAAAGCTCCAGCACGGCCAGCCTTCGCCGCTCGAAAAGAAGGTTTCGAGCTTGCCGCGGAAATGAGCGGCAGTGAATTTGGGACTGAGGAAATCGAACGAATAGCACATGTGCAGCATGTCGCTGCCGGCGGTGTATGCCGACATCAGCTCGACCCCGCGCTCGTCGTCCCCGACTTCGCCGACGCTGGTGGCGTTTGGATATTCGTCGAGCAGCTTTCGCACACGCTTCAGCCAGTCGATATTTTCGGGCTGGCTCTTGGAGAACTGGTGGCTCTGCATGTCGTAAGGATTGACCTTGAGCGTGTCATCCTTGTCGCGCGGCAGCGGCGGATTGGAGCGGAGCTGGTCGTCGTGGAAATAGTAATTGACCGTGTCGAGGCGGAAGCCATCGAGCCCGCGTTCGAGCCAGAAGCGCATGGTGTCGAGCACCGCGTCCTGGACTTCGGGATTGTGGAAGTTGAGGTCGGGCTGCGAAGTCAGGAAGTTATGCAGGTAATATTGCTTGCGCCCGGTGTGCCATTCCCAGGCGGAGCCGCCAAAGACCGAGAGCCAGTTGTTGGGCGGGGAACCATCGGGATGGGGATCGGCCCAGACATACCAGTCGGCCTTGGGATTGGTACGGTTGAAGCTCGACTCCTGGAACCAGGGATGGCGATCCGAGGAGTGGCTGACCACCTGGTCCATGATGACCTTGAGGCCAAGGGCGTGGGCGGATTTGATCAACAGATCGAAATCCTGCAGCGAGCCGAAAAGCGGGTCGACATCCTTGTAGTCGGAAACGTCGTAGCCCATGTCGGCCTGGGGCGATTTGGTGATGGGCGAGAGCCAGATGCAGTCCACGCCGAGGCTGGCGATGTGGTCCAGCCGTTCGATGATGCCCGGCAGGTCGCCGACGCCATCGCCATTGCTGTCCTGAAACGAGCGAGGATAGACCTGATAGATCACTCCGCCGCGCCACCATTCCTTCATGGACCTGTCCCTTTCGTGGATTCGCAAGCTAGGCTAGCGGTTTGTGGCGCGGCTGGAAATCCGGCCCAGTGCAGGGCGCCAATGCGTGAGGAGCCGGGAAAATGGCAATAGAGACAGCATTGCTGATCGACCGTGGCGATACGGTGACGCCGCTGGTCGACCTCCTCGAGGCGGTGTGGCCGGAGTGGTATAATCCGCGTGGCGCCTCGGCGCGGGCGGATCTGGCGGAGCGGATGGCGCGCGAGCACATGCCGCTGGGGATCGTCGCTTTTGTCGACGGGGCTTTGGCGGGCACATGTGCGCTGGCGGCAAAATCGGGCGGGCTGGTGACGGAGCGCGGGCCGTGGCTGGGCGGGCTCGTGGTGGCGCCTGAGTTTCGCGGACAAGGCGTTGGGGCGGCGCTGCTGGCGCGGACACTGGTCGAGGCGCGGCGGCTGGGGCATGAGCGGGTCTATGCGCTGACCGCCACGGCGCAGGCTCTGTTTGTGCGCGAGGGTTGGCGGCTGGTGGAGACGACGCCGGTGCATGGCGAGGTGCACGCGGTTTTCGTCCAGAGCTGCTAGTGCCCTGCTCCCATTCGTAAAACTGGCGCGAAGATTTCATGGACCCTCCCAAACGGGAGCGGTGAAACGCCGCTGCCAGGACTAGCCTTTGTGGACGCGCCACTCCGGCGCAGACCATGGAGGACAAGATGGCACTGATCTCAAAGCACTTCGAAAAGGTCGACCTCAAGACGGGCGTTGGTGCCCGGCTTGGCGTGTTGACCGAGCAAGAGCGGATCATACAGGCCAAGTATGAAGCAATGGGGGGCGAGGCCCGACTGGGGAAACCGCGCGAGAAAAAGGCGCGCATGTGGGTCTTTGACGGCCATGCCATCGTCTACAACAAGACAAGGAAGGCGGCCTTCCATGTGATGGGGCGATCTACGAAAAGTGGATAGACCGCGGGGGGCTCAAGTGGGGCGAACCGACGACGGACGAGACAGCAACCCCGGACGGCGTGGGCCGCTACAATCATTTCAACGAGGGCGGCGCCTCGATCTATTGGCATCCGAACACCGGCGCCTGGGGCATCTACGGGGATATCCGCAAACGCTGGGCGGAACTGGGATGGGAGCGCAGTTATCTCGGCTATCCCACCAGTGACGAGGACGACATCGACGAAGGCGGCCGCGCCAACAGTTTTGAGCACGGGCAGATCTATTGGTGGCCGGACACCGGCGCCATCGATATGCGCGGCGTTGTTATTCACTACACAGGCTTTTATGCTCACAAGGAGTCGGACTGGGACCAGGGATCGGGCTCGGACGAACCCTATGCCATCTTCTCGATGGTGGCTCCGAAAGTGGCACCCTATTCCCTGCGCACCAAGGTTTATAGCGGGGTGGACGACAATTCGAGCCGGCCTGACCTGATGGAGCTCTATCGTGGTCCCGCCTGGGGTATCGGCATTGTGGTGACCGCAATGGAACAGGACCACGGCGATCCGGAAAAAGCCCGACAGAAGATACAGAGTGCCTGGGTGGCCAATCACGAGATCGGCAAATTCGTCATGGATTTCATCCCCCTGGTAGGGCCAATTTTGTCCAAGCTCGCGGGCGCTCTGCTGGATGACGTGATGCCCAGCGTCGGCAATTCCCTGGCCGGGTTTCTCAATATGGGAGACGACACCATCGGGACCTATGCGTTTACGCTCAAGACCAAGCAATTGGTGATGTTGGCCACGCGGACCCCGAACTCGGTCTTCAAGGGGATCGGCTACAAGCTGCAGTCGGGCATGATGAAGCGCGGCGGCGCGGAATATCGTGTCTATCTGGGGGTGGTGCCGGCCTGACCCCGGCTCTATCCCGAAAGACGCGATGCCAGGCGGATCAGCTCCGCCTGGCGATTGACGCCGGTCTTGCCGAAAATGGCCTTGAGGTATTGCCGGGCTGTTTCGTGGGTGATGCCGAGCGTTGCGGCGGACGGGAGAGGCTGGCCCAGCACCAGCGCCGCCACAAGCTGGCTTTCGCGGGCTGTCAGCCCATATCTGTCGACCAACCGCACCAGAGCGTGGCGGGCGATGACCTGAGCATCCGTTACGAGAACTGCGACCCAGCCATGGTCCAGCCCGGCGGCCGACAAGATCGCCAGCCCCCTGACCGGCAGGACAGAAACGGAGAGCGCCGGCCGACCCGGGCGCTTCACGGAAAACGCATTAACCCCACCGCCAACGGACGCACCCGGCAGGGTATCGGGCCAACGCTGCACGGCGGCAACCCGCTCGGCCAGCCGGGCAGATGCGGAGCCAGAGCAACAGCTCAGGCCGCGACTGGTGAGAACAAAACTTTCGCCACTGGCCAGGAGGTCGTCGGCCATAGCGTTTCGGTAGGCGAGACGTCCGGCGGGATCGATGAGGAACAGTGCCTGATGGAGGCTATCAAGGGTTAGTCCTGCAGCGAGGGCGATCTGATTGGCGCGCTGAAGGCTTTGCCGGATTAACTGGGCGGTTGCGATATGTGGCAGGAGCGCCTGCAGGGCCGCGACCTCGCTATCGCGAAAATCGGCTCCGAGACGCAGGGAACGGCAGAAGAAAATGGCGTTGAGTGTGCCCTTACCCCACCAATAGGCGCATGCGGAAAGACCACCGTCATATCTGTACAGCAGCTCCCGATAAATGCGTTCGCGCCTCAGCGCAGCGAGGTCGCTATAGTCGGTATTGCGGAAAAAGGTAGCCTCTGGCGGATAAACGTCGGGGAGCCTCGACAACTCCGCTATGCCCATCAGCCGCTCCGAAGTGGTGATATCGGCGAGATGTCGGGAGGTTCGGACCAGTCGGGAGGGACCGGATTCCAGCATCACCACATGCTCGACATTGATCCAATGACTCAGGGCGTCGAAAATCGGTTCGTCGTCCGTCAGGGTGGCCGCGGCCTCGTAGAGACCACGAATGATATTTTCTGCAGAGCCCGGGCGCATATTGCCAGCCTCCTCGCCGTTCCGAGGGTGGAGCCAGCATAGTCCCCTCCCCGCCCCGGCTGGAAATCAAATCAATGGGCGGGGCTGGCGCCGTCGAAATGAGCGCGGCAGGATCGTCGCGGGGGAAAGGAGGAAACTGCCATGGTTCATGTCCTGCCCGCAGCTAATCGGCCGCCCGGCACCAGCCGGACAATCCGCTTTGAAGGGGAAGCCTATGGGACGCCGGTTTCCTTTTTCGCGGTGGATGTCGCGCCCGGGCATGGGCCGGTGCTGCACCGTCACCCCTATGCCGAGACCTGGATCGTGCTGCGTGGCCGGGCAGAGGTGGTTGCCGGAGATCGGGTCTTCCCATCGGCCCAGGGGATGTGGCCGTGGTGCCGGCGGAGACGCCGCACAAATTCACCGCGATCGGGGACGAGCGGCTGGAAATGACCTGCATCCATGCCGCCGGGATGATGGTGCAGGAGAATCTCGAATGAGAAGGCGTTGGGGACTGGTCGCTGTGGCGTGGATGGTCGCAGGAATGAGCGTGCCGGCGAGAGGACAGGAGAAAACGGAAATGGACACGTCAGCAACAAGCGGGCGGATCGCCGTCAATGGGGTGCAGTTGCATTACGAGATCCATGGCGCGGGCAAGCCGCTGATGATGCTTCATGGCGGGGTCAACCCGGCGGATATGTTCGGCGCGCCGCTCAAGGCCATGGCCGAGGCGCATCAGGTGATTGCGGTGCATCTTCGCGGGCATGGGTTGAGCAGCGATGGCGATGCGCCATGGAGCTCCGAGCTGATGGCGGATGATGTGGATGTGCTGCTGGGGACGCTGGGGATCGGGAGCGCCGATGTGATGGGCTATTCGCTGGGGGGCGGCGTGGCGCTGCAGCTGGCGATCCGGCACCCCGAGCGGGTGGGCAAGCTGGTGATGGTTTCGGCCAGCATCAAGACGAGCGGCAATTATCCGGAGGTGGAAGAGGCTTTTAAGGCCATGGGCGCACAGGCGGGCGCGATCGGGGCGTATCTCGCGACCACCCCCATCGGAGAGATGTATCCCGACGTGGACTGGGAAAAGCTGATGCGGCGGACCGGGGAGATGGCGGCGGCGCCGTTTGACTGGTCGGAAGGGGTGAAGGCGCTAGACGTCCCGACGCTGGTGATCTTTGCCGACGCCGACATGATGTATCCCGAGCATATCTCGGAGATTTACCGACTGCTAGGTGGGGGGACGCGGGATGCGGGCGTGGATGGGTCATTGCGGCCGACGCAGAACCAGCTCGCGATCATTCCGGGGACCACGCATTATGATCTGATCAGCAAGGGGGTGGGGCCGGTGACCGGTTTTGCCAAGGCGTTTTTGGCGGATTGAGGGAGGCGATGGGGCCGAGGATTTTGTGGCTCTCTTACCCCCACCCGACCTCCCCCTGAAAAAGGGGGAGGGGTGGATCGGGGCTCTCGATGTCTGGCTTCCCACTGGCCGGTCCCTCCCCCGTCTTCCGGGGGAGGTTAGGAGGGGGTTTTAGACCACCGCGCTTATCAGCGGTTCGCCGGCGAAGTGTTTTTCGAGGTTGGCGACGAGAAGCGCGCCCATGGCGTCGCGGGTCTGGTTGGTGGCGCTGCCCTGGTGGGGGGAGAGGACGACGTTGTCGAGGCTGAAGAGCGCTTCGGGGACCGAAGGCTCGTTTTCAAATACGTCGAGGGCGGCGCCGCCGAGGCCGCCGTTTTGCAGGAGCTCGACCATGGCGGCTTCATCGATCAGCGTGCCGCGGGCGACGTTGACGATGGCGCCCTTGGGGCCGAGGGCTTCGAGGACTTTTCGCGAGACGATCTTTTCGGTGCCCTTGCCCCCGGGGGCGATAATCACCAGCCAGTCGGCGTCGCGGGCCATGTCCTCGAGATTGTCATAGTAGACATAGGGCACGGACGGCTGGGCGCTGCGGCCGTGATAGACGACGCGCATCTTCATGGCCTGGGCGCGGGAGGCGATCTCCTTGCCGATACGGCCGAGGCCGAGAATGCCGACGGTCTTGCCGGTCAATTCGGAGAAAAGGCCGAAATTGGCATTGGGCCATTTGCCCTGGCGGACGAACTGGTCGGACTGCGGAATGCGGCGGGCGAGCGAAATCATGAGGCCGATGGTGAGCTCGGCCACCGCGTCGTTGAGCACGTCGGGCGTGTTGGTGACGCGGATATTGCGGGCCTTGGCGGCGCGTGTGTCGATATTGTCGTAGCCGACGCCGAAGCTGGCGATGATCTCGAGATTGGGCAGCGCGTCCATGAGATCGGCCTGGACGCCGGAGCCGGCATGGGCGCGAATGCGGGCGCCGTTTTCCTTGAGCCAGGCAGAGGGGGCAGCCTGTTCGTGCAGCTTGTGGACAGTGTAGCGCTCGGCAAGCGCCTTTTCGCAGGAGGCCAGAAGCGGGCCGGTCTGGAGAATTTCGATGGTCATGAAAAGGCGTCCCCCTCAGGTGGCAAAGGCTTGGTGATGATAGTCGAAACGGCCGTCGCGTCACCCCTCCCGGGCAAGGCGACGGCTATAGGGCTAGGATATAGAGCCAAGCGGAAATGGTCAGCGCCGACAGCAGGGTGGCGATGAGAATGGTGTTGGCGGCAACACTGGTGCCGCGATCGTAATAGGTGGCGAAAACATAGATGTTCACCCCGGCCGGCATGGCCGCGAGCAGAATGCCGTAGCGGGCGATATCCATGGGCACGCCCAAGACGTGGATCATCAGCACATAGGCGAGCAGCGGGTGGAGGATCAGCTTGATCAGCGAGGCCACCAGCGCCTGACGCCAGTTTTCCGAGAGCTTGAATTCGTTGAGCGCGCCGCCGATGCCGAAGAGCGCGGCGGGGACCACGGCCTGGCTCATCATGGAAAAGAAGGCTTCGGCCGGTTCGATCAATTGCAGATTGAGGAGCGAGCCGATGATGCCGGCGGCGATGCCCCAGATCAGCGGATTGGAAACGACGCGGCGGATGGCGACGATGAGGGTCTTGCCCAGCGACTGGCCATCGCGGCGCACCAGTTCCATCGTCACCATGCCGAGGGTCAGGAGGATCGCGCCATGCAGGCCCAGAATGGATAGCGTGACGGGCAGCGCTTCTTCCCCATAGGCGCGGGTAATGATCGGCAGGCCGATAAGCACGGTGTTGGTGAAAGTGCCGGCAAAGCCGAACGAGACGCTTTCGCCCGGGCGATTGCCGAAGAACTGCCGGGCGATAAAAATGCCGAGGCCAAAGCAGATGAAGGCGCCGATATAAAACGGGCCGATGATCGACAGATTGAACGCCGAACGGAAATCGCTGGTCAGGATCGACAGAAACAGCAGGCACGGCGTCGCGAAATTATTGACGAAGGCGATGAGGCTTTTGACACCCTCGGCCGGAAACAGGCGATAGCGAACGGCGCCAAAGCCAAGCGCCATCATGGCGAAGATCGGCGCGATAACAAAGAGGATGTCGAGCATTGGCCTGCAGGTCCGGGCCGGAGGAACAGGGGGAGGCCTAAACGTTCATCTCATTGTGGTCAATTGCCATCTGGTATGGAAGTGACGCAGGATCGAAACGAAACATATTACGTTCACAAACGAAAGATAATGACGTAAAAACGAAAGTCGCGGAGCGGAAAATCATGAGCGAGACGGCGATGCTGGATGTGTTCGTCATTGGCGGGGGGATCAACGGCGCGAGCGTCGCCCGGGACGCGGTGGGGCGCGGGTTCACCGTGGGCCTAGCCGAAATGAATGATTTTGCCTCCGGCACGAGTTCGGCCGCGACCAAGCTGGTGCATGGCGGGCTGCGCTATCTCGAGCATTATGAATTTCGCCTCGTGCATGAGGCGCTGGCCGAGCGCGAGGTGCTGTGGGCGGCGGCGCCGCACATCATCCGTCCGCTGCGGTTCGTGCTGCCGCATCACAAGGGGCTGCGCCCCGCTTTCGTGCTGCGCACCGGGCTGGCGATGTACGACTATATGGGCGGGCGCAAATTGCTGCCGCCGACCAAGACGCTGGATCTGACGCGCGATGTGACCGGCACGCCGCTGAAGCCGGGGTATCGGCTGGGCTTTGAATATTCGGACTGCTGGGTGGACGATGCGCGCTTTGTGGTGCTGAACGCCCGCGACGCGGCAGACAAGGGCGCAAAGATCCATGTGCGCACCAAGGTGGTATCGTCGCGGCGCGAGAATGGCGGCTGGACCATCGAACTCGATGGCGAAGGCGGGCGCGAGACGGTTCGGGCCAAACTGCTGGTCAATGCCGCCGGGCCGTGGGTGGACACTGTCATCAACGGGGTGATGGGCAAGAACGGGACGCATAATGTGCGGCTGGTTCAGGGCAGCCATATCGTGGTGAAAAAGCTCTATGACCACGACCGCTGCTATATCTTCCAGAATGGCGACGGGCGGATCATCTTCGCCATTCCTTATGAGGGGGATTTTACGCTGATCGGCACCACCGACCGCGACTATAAGGGCGACCCCAAGGATGTGAAAATCTCCGAGGAGGAGACGGATTATCTCCTCAGCGCGGCCAGCGAATATTTTGCCAAGCCGGTGACACGGGACGAGATTGTCTGGACCTATTCGGGCGTACGGCCGCTGTTCGACGATGGCGCCAGTGCGGCGCAGGAGGCGACGCGCGACTATGTGCTCAAGGTCGATGGAACGGCGGGCGAAGGGGCGGCGATCAATGTGTTTGGCGGCAAGCTGACGACCTCGCGGCGCCTCTCGGAATCAGTGCTCGAAAAGATCGAGGGGCTGATCGGTCACAAGGGACCGGCCTGGACCAAGGAAAGCACCCTGCCCGGCGGCGATTTTCCGACGCTCAATTTCGAGGCGGAAGCGCGCCGGCTGGGCATGGATTTTGCTGATCTGCCGCAGAAGCTGACGCGGCGGTTGATGCGGCTTTATGGGACCAAGGCGCGGGTGCTGCTGGGCGAGCGCAAAACCATTGCCGATCTGGGCCAGCATTTTGGGGCTGATCTTTATCAGGCCGAGGTGGATTATCTGGTTGCAGAGGAATGGGCGCGGACGGCACAAGATATTCTGTGGCGCCGCACCAAGCTTGGGCTGCGGGTCGCGCCGGAGGATGTGGCGCGGCTGGAGGAATATCTGGCGGGGAGGTGAGACCCCCACCCGGCCTCCCCCTGAAGGAGGAGGAGGAGTGGGGCCGGTGATGGTGGCGGCACCGTCGCAAACCCGGGTGATGACGGCAGTGCCGAGACATTTCAGCTGGGCGCAGAAATGTCGTCCTTCTCCCTCAAGAGGAGAGGGGAAGAAGCGAGTGGAGGGAAAATGACAAAATATATTCTGGCCATTGATCAGGGGACGACGTCGAGCCGGGCCATTGTGTTTGATGGCGAGCGGAAGATTGTTGGGGTGGGCCAGAAGGAATTTACCCAGATCTTTCCGAACGATGGCTGGGTGGAGCATGACCCGGAGGAGATCTGGGAGAGCGTGGTCGAGACCATCCGAATCGCTCTGGACAAGGCCGGGATCAGCGCCGGGGATGTGGCGGCGATCGGGATCACCAATCAGCGCGAGACGACGCTGATCTGGGACAAGGCCAGCGGCGAGCCGATCCATAATGCGATTGTCTGGCAGGACCGGCGGACGGCGGCGATCTGTGCGGAGCTGAAAGAGGCCGGGCACGAGGCGCTGTTTACCGAGCGCACCGGGCTGCTGCTCGACCCCTATTTTTCCGGCACCAAGGTGAAGTGGCTGCTCGACAGGGTCGAGGGCACGCGGGCGCGGGCGGAAAATGGCGAGCTGGCTTTTGGCACGGTCGATAGTTTTCTGATCTGGCGACTGACCGGTGGGAAGGTCCACGCCACCGACGCGACCAATGCGGCGCGCACGCTGATGTTCGACATTTCGCGCAATGAATGGGACGACGAACTGCTGGGCGTATTGGGTGTTCCCAAGGCGATGCTGCCGGAGGTGAAGGATTGCGCCGATGATTTTGGCGTGACGGATGCCAGCCTGTTCGGGGCGGCAATTCCGATTTTGGGCGTTGCCGGCGACCAGCATGCGGCCACCATCGGGCAGGCCTGTTTCGAGCCGGGCAT is from Devosia sp. SD17-2 and encodes:
- a CDS encoding alpha-glucosidase family protein; this translates as MKEWWRGGVIYQVYPRSFQDSNGDGVGDLPGIIERLDHIASLGVDCIWLSPITKSPQADMGYDVSDYKDVDPLFGSLQDFDLLIKSAHALGLKVIMDQVVSHSSDRHPWFQESSFNRTNPKADWYVWADPHPDGSPPNNWLSVFGGSAWEWHTGRKQYYLHNFLTSQPDLNFHNPEVQDAVLDTMRFWLERGLDGFRLDTVNYYFHDDQLRSNPPLPRDKDDTLKVNPYDMQSHQFSKSQPENIDWLKRVRKLLDEYPNATSVGEVGDDERGVELMSAYTAGSDMLHMCYSFDFLSPKFTAAHFRGKLETFFSSGEGWPCWSFSNHDVIRHMTRWAPHSVSPADLARQAAALVLTMRGSVCLYQGEELGLPETDIAFEELTDPRGIRFWPGDKGRDGCRTPMPWEAGPPPNGFTTGKPWLPIKHTQSALNVEGQNEDPGSTLSYYRELLAWRRSQPALQTGGIEFFDTPEPVLAYRRSAGNKDLICVFNLSPDARHITLSGVDGTPLEPVSNNATFIDEHLSLGPNGFAIVEVPAGESSVSV
- a CDS encoding GNAT family N-acetyltransferase, with translation MAIETALLIDRGDTVTPLVDLLEAVWPEWYNPRGASARADLAERMAREHMPLGIVAFVDGALAGTCALAAKSGGLVTERGPWLGGLVVAPEFRGQGVGAALLARTLVEARRLGHERVYALTATAQALFVREGWRLVETTPVHGEVHAVFVQSC
- a CDS encoding cupin domain-containing protein, producing MVHVLPAANRPPGTSRTIRFEGEAYGTPVSFFAVDVAPGHGPVLHRHPYAETWIVLRGRAEVVAGDRVFPSAQGMWPWCRRRRRTNSPRSGTSGWK
- a CDS encoding alpha/beta hydrolase codes for the protein MDTSATSGRIAVNGVQLHYEIHGAGKPLMMLHGGVNPADMFGAPLKAMAEAHQVIAVHLRGHGLSSDGDAPWSSELMADDVDVLLGTLGIGSADVMGYSLGGGVALQLAIRHPERVGKLVMVSASIKTSGNYPEVEEAFKAMGAQAGAIGAYLATTPIGEMYPDVDWEKLMRRTGEMAAAPFDWSEGVKALDVPTLVIFADADMMYPEHISEIYRLLGGGTRDAGVDGSLRPTQNQLAIIPGTTHYDLISKGVGPVTGFAKAFLAD
- a CDS encoding 2-hydroxyacid dehydrogenase, encoding MTIEILQTGPLLASCEKALAERYTVHKLHEQAAPSAWLKENGARIRAHAGSGVQADLMDALPNLEIIASFGVGYDNIDTRAAKARNIRVTNTPDVLNDAVAELTIGLMISLARRIPQSDQFVRQGKWPNANFGLFSELTGKTVGILGLGRIGKEIASRAQAMKMRVVYHGRSAQPSVPYVYYDNLEDMARDADWLVIIAPGGKGTEKIVSRKVLEALGPKGAIVNVARGTLIDEAAMVELLQNGGLGGAALDVFENEPSVPEALFSLDNVVLSPHQGSATNQTRDAMGALLVANLEKHFAGEPLISAVV
- a CDS encoding AEC family transporter, encoding MLDILFVIAPIFAMMALGFGAVRYRLFPAEGVKSLIAFVNNFATPCLLFLSILTSDFRSAFNLSIIGPFYIGAFICFGLGIFIARQFFGNRPGESVSFGFAGTFTNTVLIGLPIITRAYGEEALPVTLSILGLHGAILLTLGMVTMELVRRDGQSLGKTLIVAIRRVVSNPLIWGIAAGIIGSLLNLQLIEPAEAFFSMMSQAVVPAALFGIGGALNEFKLSENWRQALVASLIKLILHPLLAYVLMIHVLGVPMDIARYGILLAAMPAGVNIYVFATYYDRGTSVAANTILIATLLSALTISAWLYILAL
- the glpD gene encoding glycerol-3-phosphate dehydrogenase, coding for MSETAMLDVFVIGGGINGASVARDAVGRGFTVGLAEMNDFASGTSSAATKLVHGGLRYLEHYEFRLVHEALAEREVLWAAAPHIIRPLRFVLPHHKGLRPAFVLRTGLAMYDYMGGRKLLPPTKTLDLTRDVTGTPLKPGYRLGFEYSDCWVDDARFVVLNARDAADKGAKIHVRTKVVSSRRENGGWTIELDGEGGRETVRAKLLVNAAGPWVDTVINGVMGKNGTHNVRLVQGSHIVVKKLYDHDRCYIFQNGDGRIIFAIPYEGDFTLIGTTDRDYKGDPKDVKISEEETDYLLSAASEYFAKPVTRDEIVWTYSGVRPLFDDGASAAQEATRDYVLKVDGTAGEGAAINVFGGKLTTSRRLSESVLEKIEGLIGHKGPAWTKESTLPGGDFPTLNFEAEARRLGMDFADLPQKLTRRLMRLYGTKARVLLGERKTIADLGQHFGADLYQAEVDYLVAEEWARTAQDILWRRTKLGLRVAPEDVARLEEYLAGR
- the glpK gene encoding glycerol kinase GlpK, with the protein product MTKYILAIDQGTTSSRAIVFDGERKIVGVGQKEFTQIFPNDGWVEHDPEEIWESVVETIRIALDKAGISAGDVAAIGITNQRETTLIWDKASGEPIHNAIVWQDRRTAAICAELKEAGHEALFTERTGLLLDPYFSGTKVKWLLDRVEGTRARAENGELAFGTVDSFLIWRLTGGKVHATDATNAARTLMFDISRNEWDDELLGVLGVPKAMLPEVKDCADDFGVTDASLFGAAIPILGVAGDQHAATIGQACFEPGMVKSTYGTGCFAVLNTGAEMVRSNNRLLTTIAYRLDGKTHYALEGSIFIAGAAVQWIRDGLKLVQHASETGPLARSADPSQHLYMVPAFVGLGAPWWDADARGAIFGLTRNTGPAEIARAALEAVCYQTLDLLEAMRKDWQGGGTETVLRVDGGMVASDWTMQFLADILDAPVDRPTILETTALGAAWLAGMKAGIWPDMAKFAESWARDTRFEPKMDAAERGRKVRGWDDAVRRVLTT